In the genome of Monodelphis domestica isolate mMonDom1 chromosome 2, mMonDom1.pri, whole genome shotgun sequence, one region contains:
- the CLDN20 gene encoding claudin-20, translating to MASSGLQLLAFILALSGISGIITATLLPNWKVNANVGSNIITAIIQLQGLWMDCTWYSTGMFSCTLKYSILALPVYVQAARTTMVLSCILSALGICISTVGMKCTRLGGDKETKSRTTFAGGICFILSGISGLIPTSWYTKEIISNFWDPTVPEQNKHEPGGAIYLGFISTVLLFVAGVIFCTSCLKMHQEARFYPPKQQGHRTTQPENNAGYNLKDYV from the coding sequence ATGGCATCATCAGGTCTACAGCTCCTTGCTTTTATTCTAGCCTTATCTGGCATTTCTGGAATAATCACAGCCACACTATTGCCAAACTGGAAGGTAAATGCAAATGTGGGCTCAAATATCATTACAGCTATTATTCAACTTCAAGGGCTGTGGATGGATTGCACGTGGTACAGCACCGGGATGTTCAGCTGCACACTGAAATACTCAATCCTAGCCCTTCCTGTCTATGTGCAGGCTGCAAGGACCACCATGGTACTGTCTTGCATACTTTCAGCCTTGGGGATTTGCATTTCCACAGTGGGCATGAAATGTACCCGGTTAGGAGGGGACAAGGAAACGAAAAGCCGCACTACTTTTGCTGGAGGAATCTGTTTTATTCTTTCAGGTATATCTGGTTTAATACCTACATCATGGTACACAAAGGAGATCATTTCAAATTTTTGGGACCCAACAGTCCCAGAGCAGAATAAGCATGAACCTGGAGGAGCTATCTACCTTGGATTTATTTCCACAGTGCTACTATTTGTTGCAGGGGTGATTTTCTGCACCTCCTGTTTAAAAATGCATCAAGAAGCCAGGTTCTACCCTCCCAAGCAGCAGGGTCATCGAACTACTCAGCCAGAGAACAATGCAGGCTACAACCTGAAGGATTATGTATGA